The following are from one region of the Chiloscyllium punctatum isolate Juve2018m chromosome 24, sChiPun1.3, whole genome shotgun sequence genome:
- the dazap1 gene encoding DAZ-associated protein 1 isoform X3 — protein sequence MMPRSRGPEVEVKRAEPRDSKGPGPGQPGAPQWSRSLPNAANGWGGQPSQGWQQQTYGSPQGMWMAPGQPMGGYGPPPPPGGRGAPPQPPHFNPYVVPQPPPGGFAPPQGFGQGFGAPPQYGYGGFGAPPADQFGPPGIPAPPATPGAGQMGYPPATQTPQDMSKPPAGQPEFPGYNQYGMGNYPQDPSGYGPTRPSQTYGQAEQGYSAAGYGQDMSGFGQAPSFSDPNQPAPSYGGPSAPAPPGAPPSAPGGFARGQNHNAQGFHPYRR from the exons GTTGAAGTGAAACGTGCAGAGCCTCGTGACAGTAAAGGTCCAGGGCCTGGCCAGCCAGGAGCACCACAGTGGAGCAGGAGTTTGCCAAATGCAGCTAATGGCTGGGGAGGTCAGCCCTCCCAAGGCTGGCAACAACAGACTTATGGTAGTCCACAAG GTATGTGGATGGCACCTGGTCAGCCAATGG GTGGGTATGGGCCACCACCACCTCCAGGAGGGAGGGGTGCCCCTCCACAGCCTCCCCACTTTAATCCCTATGTAGTTCCACAGCCGCCTCCAGGAGGATTTGCGCCACCTCAGGGATTTGGACAGGGTTTTGGTGCTCCTCCACAATATG GCTATGGAGGATTTGGCGCACCTCCAGCTGACCAGTTTGGCCCACCTGGAATACCAGCACCTCCTGCCACACCAGGAGCAGGACAGATGGGCTACCCACCAGCAACACAGACACCTCAGGACATGAGCAAGCCACCTGCTGGACAGCCCGAATTCCCTGGGTACAACCAGTATG GCATGGGTAACTATCCTCAGGATCCTTCAGGCTACGGACCCACGCGTCCTTCTCAGACTTACGGTCAGGCTGAGCAGGGATATAGTGCAGCAG GTTATGGGCAAGATATGAGTGGTTTTGGCCAAGCCCCAAGTTTCTCGGATCCAAATCAACCCGCTCCCTCATATGGAGGACCCTCAGCACCAGCACCTCCAGGGGCTCCACCATCGGCACCAGGTGGATTTGCCCGCGGTCAGAACCACAATGCTCAGGGGTTCCATCCTTACAGGCGTTAA
- the rps15 gene encoding small ribosomal subunit protein uS19 — translation MRRGLRPKSRDICCSGNEICPFQRERVKMADQVEQKKKRTFRKFTYRGVDLDQLLDMSHEQLMQLYCARQRRRVNRGLRRKQQSLLKRLRKAKKEAPPMEKPEVVKTHLRDMVILPEMVGSMVGVYNGKTFNQVEIKPEMIGHYLGEFSITYKPVKHGRPGIGATHSSRFIPLK, via the exons ATGCGCAGAGGTTTACGGCCCAAATCCCGCGATATTTGCTGCAGCGGAAACGAGATTTGTCCTTttcagagagagcgggtgaaaatg GCTGACCAAGTAGAACAGAAGAAGAAGAGGACTTTCAGGAAATTCACCTACAGAGGTGTTGACCTGGATCAGCTCCTTGATATGTCCCA TGAACAGCTGATGCAGTTGTATTGTGCTCGTCAGCGGAGGCGTGTGAACAGAGGCCTCCGCCGTAAGCAGCAGTCCCTTCTGAAAAGGCTGCGCAAAGCCAAAAAGGAAGCTCCTCCAATGGAGAAACCAGAAGTCGTCAAGACTCACCTCAGGGATATGGTTATCCTCCCAGAGATGGTTGGTAGTATGGTGGGTGTGTACAATGGCAAAACCTTCAACCAGGTTGAAATCAAG CCTGAAATGATTGGCCATTATCTTGGCGAGTTCTCCATCACCTACAAGCCTGTGAAGCACGGCAGACCTGGTATCGGTGCCACTCACTCCTCCAGATTCATTCCTCTGAAGTAA
- the LOC140494408 gene encoding gap junction beta-5 protein-like isoform X2 gives MGSVTQMTLTLLSGTGAHASPRVKNSLALIFGIRFLVVIINTFTIWKDDLLDLQCNSTWVGCRHQCYNEFSPLSPFTLFTLQLVFIFTLSMANYLYNSLYASEGREWKTGFINMLAKILIEGFFLFLHHMLYPNILRPHMFECHITPCEKTVVCVMLKSQQKDVFVMFMYICSFASLLLGVRDILFIGKIYF, from the coding sequence ATGGGTTCAGTCACGCAGATGACCTTGACTCTCCTGAGTGGCACTGGAGCCCATGCCTCACCTCGTGTCAAAAACAGTTTGGCTCTAATCTTCGGCATTCGTTTCCTTGTGGTTATCATCAACACATTCACCATTTGGAAGGATGACCTGCTCGATCTGCAGTGTAATTCCACCTGGGTGGGCTGTCGCCACCAGTGTTATAACGAGTTTTCACCTCTGTCACCATTTACCTTATTCACACTGCAACTCGTGTTCATTTTCACCCTCTCGATGGCAAACTATTTATACAACAGTCTGTATGCatcagaaggcagagaatggaaGACGGGCTTTATCAACATGCTTGCCAAAATACTAATTGAAggattcttcctctttttgcatcatatgctctacCCAAATATACTGAGGCCACACATGTTTGAATGTCACATAACTCCCTGTGAGAAGACTGTGGTTTGTGTCATGTTGAAAAGCCAACAGAAAGATGTCTTTGTGATGTTTATGTACATATGTTCATTTGCTTCTCTCTTGCTTGGGGTAAGAGATATACTCTTCATTGGCAAAATATACTTTTAA
- the LOC140494408 gene encoding gap junction beta-5 protein-like isoform X1, with product MELAELQMGSVTQMTLTLLSGTGAHASPRVKNSLALIFGIRFLVVIINTFTIWKDDLLDLQCNSTWVGCRHQCYNEFSPLSPFTLFTLQLVFIFTLSMANYLYNSLYASEGREWKTGFINMLAKILIEGFFLFLHHMLYPNILRPHMFECHITPCEKTVVCVMLKSQQKDVFVMFMYICSFASLLLGVRDILFIGKIYF from the exons ATGGAACTGGCAG AACTACAAATGGGTTCAGTCACGCAGATGACCTTGACTCTCCTGAGTGGCACTGGAGCCCATGCCTCACCTCGTGTCAAAAACAGTTTGGCTCTAATCTTCGGCATTCGTTTCCTTGTGGTTATCATCAACACATTCACCATTTGGAAGGATGACCTGCTCGATCTGCAGTGTAATTCCACCTGGGTGGGCTGTCGCCACCAGTGTTATAACGAGTTTTCACCTCTGTCACCATTTACCTTATTCACACTGCAACTCGTGTTCATTTTCACCCTCTCGATGGCAAACTATTTATACAACAGTCTGTATGCatcagaaggcagagaatggaaGACGGGCTTTATCAACATGCTTGCCAAAATACTAATTGAAggattcttcctctttttgcatcatatgctctacCCAAATATACTGAGGCCACACATGTTTGAATGTCACATAACTCCCTGTGAGAAGACTGTGGTTTGTGTCATGTTGAAAAGCCAACAGAAAGATGTCTTTGTGATGTTTATGTACATATGTTCATTTGCTTCTCTCTTGCTTGGGGTAAGAGATATACTCTTCATTGGCAAAATATACTTTTAA